One Tolypothrix bouteillei VB521301 DNA window includes the following coding sequences:
- a CDS encoding DUF1778 domain-containing protein, with protein sequence MQSFSESKSERIDIRTSPAVKKLLQQSATASHKNVSEFLLEHGLIAASETLANRHLFVLNDEQWQAFQAALERPPQDKPRLRRLLTEPSVFDENL encoded by the coding sequence ATGCAAAGCTTCTCTGAATCAAAATCTGAGCGGATAGATATACGCACAAGCCCAGCAGTGAAAAAGTTATTGCAACAATCAGCAACAGCATCTCACAAAAATGTGAGCGAGTTCTTGCTAGAGCATGGTTTGATTGCAGCATCAGAAACATTAGCGAATCGCCACCTTTTTGTACTCAATGATGAGCAATGGCAAGCTTTTCAAGCTGCTCTTGAGCGTCCCCCACAGGACAAACCCCGTTTGCGTCGTTTACTTACAGAACCTAGCGTTTTTGATGAAAATCTTTGA